Part of the Polaribacter sp. Hel1_33_78 genome is shown below.
TGATTTTTTAATACGAGATTTTTTTTGTGCTATTTTTTGTAGCTTTACTATCAATTTAAAAACTTAAAATTGATAGATTCATTTTTAGATTACGTATTGCTAGAAAAAAAGTATTCTAAACATACTGTAACTGCTTACAAAAATGATTTAATTTCTTTTAGAGATTTTTTAGTTTCAGAATATCATCAAGAAGAATTATTAGCAGTCCATTACAACCAAGTAAGGAGTTGGATTGTTTTCTTGGTTGATGATAAAATATCAAATAGAACTATTAATAGAAAGGTAAGCTCTTTAAAATCATTTTATAGATTTCTACAGAAAACGAAACAGCTAGAAGTTAATCCGTTAGCTAAGCACAGAGCTTTAAAAGTTGCGAAAAAAGTACAAGTTCCTTTTTCTTCAAAGGAAATCAATTTAGTAATAAATGCCATTGATGAAGAACATGATTTTACAGCGGTAAGAAATAAATTAATTGTAGAGTTATTTTATTCCACAGGAATAAGAAGGGCAGAACTAATCCATATAAAAGAAAAAGATATTAACTTTTCTGACGGGGTTATTAAAGTTTTAGGAAAAAGAAACAAGGAACGTTTTGTGCCTCTTTTGCAATCCGTTATAGAAACACTAAGAAAATATTTAGAATTAAAAAAAGATATTTCTAAGGAATTAGAATTTCTTTTTATTACCGAGAAAGGAAATAAAATTTATGAAACTCTTGTCTACAGAGTTATAAATTCATACTTTAGTAAAGTGTCTTCTAAAGTAAAAAAAAGCCCTCATATTCTTAGGCACTCTTTTGCTACTCATTTATTAAACGAAGGTGCAGATTTAAATTCGGTTAAAGAATTGCTAGGGCATTCCTCTTTAGCTTCAACTCAAGTCTACACTCATAATAGTTTAGACGAAATAAAAAAAGTTTATAACCAAGCTCACCCTAGGGGCAATAAAAAAGAATGATTTATGAAAGTATTCACACAATCAGTTAACTTTAATGCAGACAGTGAATTAATTAAGTTTGTGCAAAAGAAGGTAGAATCGTTGGTAAAATTCCATGATAAGATAGTAGATGCAGAAGTTTTTTTAAAAGTTCAAAATAAAAGTGATAAAGAAAATAAGATAACAGAAGTGAAAATAAATATTCCAGGGAACGAATTAATAGTAAAAAGAGAAACAAAAACCTTTGAAGAAGGCGTCAATGCTGCTGTTGATAATTTGAAAAGACAATTAAAACGGTCTAAAGAAAAACATAGAGATTCTTTGATTTCTTAAAACAGAAAAAAAAAGAAAAAATAATTACAAAAAGTTTTAGAATATAAAAAAACTTTATACATTTGCAATCCGTTAGAAATAGCGGGTTGTTTTTTTACAACAAAAAGCCGATGTAGCTCAGCTGGCTAGAGCAGCTGATTTGTAATCAGCAGGTCGTGGGTTCGAGTCCCTCCATCGGCTCATAGTAGTAAAAATAAAGTTCATTAAAATAGTAAATTTAAAGGGGAGATACTCAAGCGGCCAACGAGGACGGACTGTAACTCCGTTGACTACGTCTTCGCAGGTTCGAATCCTGCTCTCCCCACAAATTTGCATATTGCGAAAGTAGCTCAGTTGGTAGAGCGTCAGCCTTCCAAGCTGAATGTCGCCGGTTCGAACCCGGTCTTTCGCTCTAATTAAATCCAACAAAGCCGGTGTAGCTCAGTTGGTAGAGCGCATCCTTGGTAGGGATGAGGTCATGGGTTCAAATCCCATCATTGGCTCATTTAATACGTATTATTAGGTACTAAATATAATTAAACTAAGAATTAAAATTAATAATCATGGCAAAAGCAAATTTTGACCGTTCGAAGCCACACTTAAACATTGGTACAATCGGACACGTAGATCACGGTAAGACTACATTAACTGCGGCTATCACTAAGGTATTAGCTGATGCAGGATTCTCTGAGGCTAGATCTTTTGATCAGATTGATAATGCTCCAGAAGAAAAAGAAAGAGGTATTACAATCAACACATCTCATGTAGAGTATCAAACAGCAAATCGTCACTATGCACACGTTGACTGTCCAGGTCACGCGGATTATGTGAAGAATATGGTTACTGGTGCTGCTCAAATGGACGGTGCAATATTAGTTGTTGCTGCTACAGATGGTCCAATGCCACAAACTCGTGAGCACATCTTATTAGGACGTCAGGTTGGTATTCCTCGTATGGTTGTATTCATGAATAAAGTGGATATGGTTGATGATGAAGAGTTAATCGAATTGGTAGATATGGAAGTAAGAGAATTACTTTCTTTTTACGAGTACGATGGTGACAACGGTCCTGTAATCGCTGGATCTGCATTAGGTGCATTGAATGGTGAGCAAAAATGGGTTGATTCTGTATTGGAGTTAATGGAAGCTGTTGATGCTTGGATCGAAGAGCCTTTAAGAGAAATTGATAAAGATTTCTTAATGCCGGTTGAAGATGTATTCTCTATTACTGGTCGTGGAACTGTTGCTACAGGTCGTATCGAAACTGGTATTGCGAACACAGGTGATGTTGTAGATATCATCGGTATGGGAGCTGAGAAGATGACTTCTACTATTACTGGTATTGAAATGTTCCGTCAAATCTTGGATAGAGGTGAGGCAGGAGATAATGCAGGTATTTTGTTAAGAGGTATTGCAAAAGAAGATATTAAAAGAGGTATGGTAATCTGTAAGCCAGGTTCTGTAACGCCACATGCTAAGTTTAAAGCGGAGGTTTATGTTCTTAAGAAAGAAGAAGGTGGACGTCATACTCCATTCCATAACAACTATCGTCCACAGTTCTATGTAAGAACAACCGATGTAACAGGTACTATTAATTTACCTTCAGGTGTTGAAATGGTAATGCCAGGAGATAACTTAACAATTACTGTAGATTTAATCCAAGCAATTGCATTAAATGTTGGTTTACGTTTTGCGATTCGTGAAGGTGGTAGAACAGTTGGAGCTGGTCAGGTAACTGAATTATTAGACTAATATATTTGTTAGTTTATTAATCAATAAATAATAAGGGTGTTCCGTTTTTAACGGGACGCCTTTATCAATGAATAAGAAACGGGCGTAGTTCAGCGGTAGAGCACTGGTCTCCAAAACCAGCTGTCGGGAGTTCGAATCTCTCCGCCCGTGCAATAAAACATAAAAGTAAAATGAAGTTTATACAATATATCAAAGATTCTTTTGACGAATTAAATAATCACATGACGTGGATATCTAAAGAGGATGCTCAAAAAACAACGGTAACTGTAGCTGTTTTTACAATTGTATTCGCATTAGCAGTCGCGGGTATAGATTATGTTTTTCAAACCGGATTAGATAACTTTTTTGGAATGTTTAAATCTAATTAATTATGGCAGCTGATTCAGTAATGAAATGGTATGTTGTAAGAGCCATTGGGGGACAAGAAAATAAAGTAAAAGCATACATAGAAACAGAAATATCCAGAGTCGGTTTATCAGACTATGTAAGCCAAGTAATTGTACCAACTGAAAAGGTTGTTCAGATTCGAAACGGAAAAAAAGTTAACAGAGAAAGAGTTTACTTTCCAGGTTATATTATGGTTGAAGCGAATCTTTCAGGAGAAGTTCCGCACGTAATAAAAGGTATTACTGGAGTTATTGGTTTCTTGGGAGAAACGAAAGGTGGTGAACCTGTTCCAATGAGAAAATCTGAGGTAAATAGAATGTTAGGTAAAGTTGATGAGCTTTCTGTTCAAGATGAAAATATTGCAATTCCTTTTAATATTGGAGAAACAGTAAAAGTTGTGGATGGTCCTTTTAATGGATTTGATGGAACTATAGAGAAAGTAAATGAAGAAAAGCGTAAACTTGAAGTAATGGTAAAAATCTTCGGAAGAAAAACACCGTTAGAATTAAGTTATATGCAAGTAGAAAAGATATAATTGTTACACAAGTATATATATTTATTCCGATTTGTTTTTAGCTTCCAAATTAAAGCAAATCATTAAACATTTTTAAAATGGCAAAAGAAGTTAGTAAAGTAGTTAAGTTACAAGTAAGGGGAGGCGCAGCGAATCCATCGCCGCCGGTTGGACCCGCTTTAGGAGCTGCTGGTGTTAACATAATGGAGTTTTGTAAACAGTTTAATGCAAGAACGCAAGACAAACAAGGTAAAGTATTACCTGTTGTTATTACTGTTTTCAAAGATAAATCATTTGATTTTCTTGTAAAGACTCCACCTGCAGCAGTTCAGTTACTAGAAGCGGCCAAAATTAAAAAGGGTTCAGGAGAACCAAACAGAAAGAAAGTAGCATCGGTTACTTGGGATCAAATTAGAGTAATTGCAGAAGACAAAATGGTAGATTTAAATGCCTTTGAAGCTTCTTCAGCAATGCGTATGATTGCAGGTACAGCACGTTCTATGGGATTAACAGTAAAAGGTGATGCACCAGCATAAGCTTTATAAAAAGTAGTAAAATGGCAAAATTAACAAAAAAGCAAAAAGAAGCTTACGCAAAGGTGGATAGCTCTAAATCTTATGATTTAGCAGCAGCTTCAGCGCTAGTCAAAGACATTACGAATGTAAAGTTTGATGCATCAGTAGATTTAGCGATACGATTAGGAGTAGATCCTCGTAAAGCAAATCAAATGGTTCGTGGAGTTGTAACATTACCTCATGGAACTGGTAAAGATGTAAAAGTATTAGCATTGGTAACTCCAGATAAGGAAGCAGAGGCTACAGCAGCAGGTGCAGATTATGTTGGATTAGATGAATACCTTCAAAAGATTAAAGGGGGATGGACAGATGTGGACGTTATCATTACGATGCCAAGTGTAATGGGTAAATTAGGCCCTTTAGGAAGAGTTTTAGGCCCAAGAGGTTTAATGCCAAATCCTAAGACAGGTACAGTAACGATGGATGTAGCAAAAGCTGTTCAAGATGTTAAAGCTGGTAAAATAGACTTTAAGGTTGATAAAACTGGTATTGTACATGCAGCAATTGGAAAAGTATCTTTTGATGCTAAGAAAATTGAGGAAAATGCAAACGAGTTAATACAAACAATTATTAAATTGAAACCAACAACAGCAAAAGGAACGTATGTAAAAAGCGTTTTTATGTCTAGTACTATGAGTCCTAGTATCGCGGTTGAGGTGAAAGCTGTTTAATACGTTAAAACTTATAATCATGACGAGAGAAGAGAAATCACAAGTAATACAGGATTTAACAGCAGTATTAGCAGACACAAATACGTTATATCTAGCAGATATATCGGGGTTAGATGCACAAGCAACCTCTAATTTACGTAGAGCTTGTTTTAAGGCAAATGTTCAATTATCAGTCGTTAAAAATACATTACTTGCAAAAGCAATGGAAGCTTCAGATAAGGAATTTGGGGATTTACCATCAGTATTAAAAGGTAATACATCAATGATGATTTCTGAAGCAGCAAATGCTCCAGCAAAATTAATCAAAGAATTCAGAAAGAAAACTAAAGATAGACCTATTTTAAAGGGTGCATTTGCAGAAGAATCTGTTTACATTGGTGATGATCAATTAGACGCTTTAGTAGATATTAAATCTAGAGAAGAATTAATTGGAGACATCATTGGATTATTACAATCACCAGCTAAAAATGTTATTTCAGCATTACAATCAGGTGGTCAAACACTTTCAGGTCTTATTAAAACATTATCTGAAAAATAATTACGCGCACAAATAAACTATAATAAACAAAATTTTTAAAACAATTAAAATGGCAGATTTAAAAGATTTCGCAGAGCAATTAGTTAACTTATCAGTAAAAGAGGTTAATGAATTAGCTACTATCTTAAAAGATGAGTATGGTATTGAGCCAGCAGCAGCAGCAGTAGCAGTAGCAGGCCCAGCAGCAGCAGGTGAAGAAGCAGAAGAGCAAACTGAATTTGATGTTATCTTAACAGCAGCAGGTGGTTCTAAGTTAGCAGTAGTAAAATTAGTTAAGGAATTAACTGGTTTAGGTTTGAAAGAAGCTAAAGGTATCGTAGATAGTGCTCCTGCAGCAGTAAAAGAAGGTGTAACTAAAGATGAGGCTGAAGGTCTTAAGAAATCTTTAGAAGAAGCTGGAGCTGAGGTAGAGCTTAAGTAAGCTTATACTCCCGATTTCGAGATTTTCGAAACGGGAAAACAAATTTAGGTTTAGGTACTAAAAACAATGGTTTTTAGGCCTAAACCATTTTGTGTATATATTCGTTTTTTATTTTAATTTAGATTTTAATCAAAAAAATACTCTCTTTTGGCAACGAAAAACACAACTGAAAGAATCAATTTCGCTACTTCTCAAATGATTAAAGAATATCCAGATTTCTTGGATATTCAGGTAAAATCTTTCCAAGATTTTTTCCAACTTCAAACTAAGGCAGAAGAAAGAGGTGAAGAAGGTTTGTACAAAACCTTCATGGATAACTTTCCAATTACAGATACAAGAAACCAATTTGTATTAGAATTTTTAGACTACTTTGTAGATCCACCAAGATATTCAATCCAAGAATGTATTGAAAGAGGACTTACACACAGTGTGCCTTTAAAAGCGCGTCTAAAATTGTATTGTACAGACCCGGAACATGAAGATTTCGAAACTATTGTTCAGGATGTGTACCTCGGTACAATTCCGTACATGACAAATTCTGGTACCTTTGTAATTAATGGTGCAGAGCGTGTGGTAGTTTCTCAATTACACAGGTCTCCTGGTGTATTCTTTGGGCAATCTTTCCATGCGAACGGTACAAAATTATATTCAGCAAGGGTAATACCTTTTAAAGGATCTTGGATAGAATTTGCTACCGATATCAATCAAGTAATGTATGCTTATATTGATAGAAAGAAAAAATTACCAGTAACAACATTATTCAGAGCCATAGGTTTTGAAAGAGATAAAGATATTTTAGAGATTTTTGACCTTGCAGAGGAAATCAAAGTTTCTAAAGCTGGATTAAAAAAAGTATTAGGTCGCAAATTAGCTGCTAGAGTTTTAAAAACTTGGCATGAAGATTTTGTAGATGAAGATACTGGAGAAGTTGTGTCTATCGAAAGAAATGAAATCATTTTTGATCGTGATACAATTTTAGAAAAAGAACATATTGATGAAATAATAGAAGCTGGTGCTAAAACCGTTTTACTTCATAAAGAAGACAACGATATGGCAGACTACGCTATTATTCACAATACATTACAAAAAGATCCTACAAATTCAGAAAAAGAAGCAGTAGAGCATATTTATAGACAATTACGTAACGCAGAACCGCCAGATGAGGAGACTGCAAGAGGTATTATAGATAAATTATTCTTTTCTGAACAACGATATAATTTAGGTGAAGTTGGTCGTTTTAGAATGAACACGAAACTTCAGTTAAATGAGCCAATAGATCAAAAGGTTTTAACGAAATTAGATATTATTACGATTATAAAGTATCTAATTGAATTGATCAACTCTAAAGCAGAAGTTGATGATATTGATCACTTATCTAACAGACGTGTAAGAACTGTTGGAGAGCAGTTAGCAGGTCAATTTGGAGTTGGTTTAGCTCGTATGGCTAGAACTATTCGTGAGCGTATGAACGTGCGTGATAACGAGGTGTTTACACCTATCGATTTGATTAATGCAAAAACATTATCCTCAGTAATTAACTCATTCTTTGGTACGAACCAGTTATCTCAATTTATGGACCAAACAAATCCATTGGCAGAGATTACGCACAAGCGTAGATTGTCTGCACTTGGACCTGGAGGTTTATCAAGAGAACGAGCAGGTTTTGAGGTGCGTGATGTTCATTATACACACTATGGTCGTTTATGTCCAATTGAAACTCCTGAGGGACCGAATATTGGTTTAATTTCTTCACTTGCTGTTTTTGCAAAAGTGAATAATTTAGGATTCATTGAAACTCCATATAGAAAAGTTGAGAATGGATCAGTAAAAGGAGAAGAGCCAATCTATTTAAGTGCTGAAGAAGAAGAAGGTATGAAAATTGCCCAATCAAATTTAGATTTAAAAGAAGATGGAACGATCGTTTTAGATCGAGTTATTGCTCGTGAAGAAGGAGATTTTCCGGTTGTAAATCCAGGTGATATAAATTATATGGATGTTGCTCCAAATCAGATTGCATCTATTTCTGCATCGTTAATTCCGTTCTTGGAGCATGATGATGCAAACCGTGCACTGATGGGGTCTAACATGATGCGTCAAGCAGTTCCGTTATTGCGTCCTCAAGCACCAATTGTTGGTACAGGACTAGAGCGCAGAGTTGCTAAAGATTCACGTATTTTAATTAATGCTGAAAGAGCAGGAGTTGTTGAATATGTTGATGCAAACAGAATTACGATTAAGTATGATAGAACAGATGAAGAAAGACTAGTAAGTTTTGACTCTGACGAAGTTTCTTACAACTTAATTAAATTCAGGAAAACGAATCAAGGAACTTCGATTAACCTAAAGCCTATTGTAGAAAAAGGTGATAGAGTTTCAGAAGGTGAAGTTCTTTGTGAAGGTTATGCTACACAAAAAGGGGAATTAGCTTTAGGAGTAAATATGAAAGTAGCCTTTATGCCTTGGAAAGGGTATAATTTTGAGGATGCAATTGTAATTTCTGAAAAAGTTGTTCGTGAAGATATATTTACATCTATACATATTGATGAGTATTCTTTGGATGTTAGAGATACAAAATTAGGAACTGAAGAGTTAACTAATGATATTCCTAACGTTTCTGAAGAAGCTACAAAAGATTTGGATGAAAATGGAATGATTAGAATTGGAGCAGAAGTAAATCCTGGCGATATCTTAATAGGTAAGATTACACCAAAAGGAGAATCTGATCCAACTCCAGAAGAAAAATTATTACGTGCTATTTTTGGTGATAAAGCAGGGGATGTAAAAGATGCCTCATTAAAAGCTTCACCATCATTAAGAGGTGTAGTAATTGATAAAAAATTATTTAAAAGAGCTGTAAAAGATAAAAATAAGAGATTAAGAGATAAAGAAGCTGTTGCTACTTTAGAATCTTCTTTTGTTTCTAAATTTGAAAGTTTAAAAGACGAGTTAATTGAAAAATTATTCACTTTAATTAGTGGAAAAACATCACAAGGAGTTTACAACGATTTAGGAGAAGAAGTTTTACCAAAAGGTAAAAAATACACTCTTAAAATGTTAAATTCTGTAGATGATTATCTTCATTTAACAGGCTCTTGGACAACAGATAAAGAATTAAATGCTTTAGTAGGTGAGTTAGTTCACAACTACAAAATTAAAGTAAATGATTTACAAGGTTCTTTACGTCGTCAAAAGTTTACAATCTCTGTGGGTGACGAATTGCCAGCAGGTATTTTAAAGCTTGCTAAGATTTATATCGCTAAAAAACGTAAGTTAAAAGTAGGTGATAAGATGGCAGGGCGTCATGGTAATAAGGGTATTATTGCTCGTATTGTTAGAGCAGAAGATATGCCTTTCTTAGAAGACGGAACTCCAGTAGATATCGTTTTAAATCCGTTAGGTGTGCCTTCTCGTATGAATATTGGTCAGATTTATGAAACTGTTCTTGGTTGGGCAGGTCAAAAATTAGGAACTAAATATGCAACACCAATTTTTGATGGAGCATCTTTAGATCAAATCAATGAGATTACGGATGAGGCAGATGTTCCAAGATTTGGACATACTTATTTATATGATGGAGGAACTGGAAAACGTTTCGATCAACCGGCAACAGTTGGTATCATTTATATGATTAAGTTAGGACACATGATTGAGGATAAAATGCATGCACGTTCTATTGGACCTTATTCATTAATAACTCAACAGCCATTAGGTGGTAAAGCACAATTTGGAGGTCAGCGTTTCGGAGAGATGGAAGTTTGGGCACTTGAAGCATATGGTGCATCAAGTATCTTAAGAGAAATTTTAACTGTAAAATCTGATGATGTTATGGGTAGAGCTAAAACGTATGAAGCAATCGTAAAAGGTGAAACAATGCCAGAACCAGGTTTACCTGAATCTTTCAATGTTTTAATGCATGAACTGAAAGGTTTAGGCTTAGACGTTAGATTAGAAGAATAACAAAGATTGATGTTAGAAGTAGGTTTTGAATCTGCTTCTAACAATCATTTATTTATAAGTCTCATTGAGGCCATTTTTACAATTTTAATTCGAATCCATCAACATGGCAAGAAAACAAGAGAAGTACACTGTAAAAAAGTTTAATAAAATCTCAATTGGTTTATCATCACCAGAAGCTATTTTAGAAATTTCTAAAGGTGAAGTTTTAAAACCAGAAACAATAAATTATCGTACGCATAAACCAGAAAGAGATGGTTTATTTTGCGAGCGTATTTTTGGTCCTGTAAAGGATTATGAATGTGCTTGTGGAAAGTACAAAAGAATACGTTACAAAGGTATCGTTTGTGATAGATGTGGTGTAGAAGTTACTGAAAAGAAAGTACGTAGAGATAGAGTTGGTCACATTAATTTAGTGGTACCGGTAGCTCATATTTGGTACTTTAGATCATTACCTAACAAAATGGGATACCTTTTAGGTTTGCCATCTAAAAAGTTAGATATGATTATTTACTACGAGAGATACGTAGTTATTCAGCCAGGTATTGCAAAAAATATCGAAGGAGAGCCATTACAAAAAATGGATTTCTTAACGGAAGAGGAATATTTAGATATCGCTGACGAGTTACCTCAAGAAAACCAATATTTAGACGATACCGACCCTAACAAGTTTATCGCTAAAATGGGAGCAGAGTGTTTAATTGATTTATTAGCACGTATCGATTTAGATGGGTTGTCTTTTGAGTTAAGACACAAAGCAAACACAGAAACTTCTAAACAACGTAAAACAGAAGCACTAAAACGTTTAAATGTTGTAGAAGCATTTAGAGATTCTCAAAAAAATAGAGAAAATAAGCCAGAATGGATGATTATGAAGGCTGTACCTGTAATTCCACCCGAATTACGTCCTTTAGTTCCATTAGATGGAGGTCGTTTTGCAACTTCAGATTTAAATGATTTATATAGAAGAGTTATTATTAGAAACAATCGTTTAAAAAGATTAGTTGAAATAAAAGCTCCAGAAGTTATTTTACGTAATGAAAAACGTATGTTACAAGAATCTGTGGATTCATTATTTGATAACACACGAAAATCATCAGCAGTAAAAACAGAATCTAATAGACCTTTAAAATCACTTTCAGATTCATTAAAAGGTAAACAAGGTCGTTTCCGTCAGAATCTATTAGGAAAACGTGTTGATTATTCTGCTCGTTCTGTAATTGTTGTAGGACCAGAATTAAGACTTTCTGAATGTGGTATCCCAAAAGATATGGCAGCTGAACTTTACAAGCCTTTTGTAATTAGAAAATTAATTGAAAGAGGAATTGTAAAAACAGTAAAATCTGCAAAGAAAATAATAGATAGAAAGGAACCAGTTGTTTGGGATATCTTAGAAAATGTAATTAAAGGACATCCAGTTTTATTAAATAGGGCTCCGACATTACACAGACTAGGTATACAAGCTTTTCAACCAAAATTAATCGAAGGAAAAGCTATACAGCTGCATCCGCTTGCATGTTCTGCATTTAATGCGGATTTTGATGGGGATCAAATGGCTGTTCACTTACCACTAGGACCAGAGGCTATTTTAGAGGCACAAATATTAATGTTAGCCTCTCACAATATCTTAAACCCTGCAAATGGTGCACCAGTTACTGTACCTTCTCAGGATATGGTACTTGGTTTGTATTATATGACCAAAGAAAGAATTTCTACTCCAGAAGTTAAAATTAAAGGAGAAGGTTTAACTTTCTATTCACCAGAAGAAGTTATGATTGCTTTTAACGAAGAAATGGTAGACTTAAATGCTGGTATTAAAGTAAGAACTTATGATGTTGACGAAAATGGTGAACAAGTTAGAAAAATTATAAAAACTACAGTTGGTAGAGTTTTATTTAATGAAAAAGTTCCTGCGGCAGCTGGTTATATTAATGAGGTTTTAACTAAGAAAAATTTGCGTGGTATTATTGGTGGTATTTTAAAAGCTACAGATATTCCTACCACAGGTGAGTTCTTAGATGAAATAAAGAACATGGGATATAAATTCGCTTTTCAAGGTGGTTTATCATTCTCATTAGGGGATATTATTATTCCGAAAGAAAAACAATCTATGATTGACACTGCTAATAAAGAAGTAGAGATGATTGTAGGGAATTATAATATGGGTATGCTAACGCAGAAAGAGCGTTATAATCAGGTAATTGATGTTTGGGGTTCTACCAACAATAGATTAACTGAATTATCCATGAAAAATTTACGTGAAGATCAACAAGGTTTCAACTCAGTATACATGATGCTTGATTCTGGTGCAAGGGGTTCTAAAGAACAAATTCGTCAGTTAACAGGTATGCGTGGTTTAATGGCAAAACCTAAAAAATCTACAGC
Proteins encoded:
- the rplJ gene encoding 50S ribosomal protein L10, translated to MTREEKSQVIQDLTAVLADTNTLYLADISGLDAQATSNLRRACFKANVQLSVVKNTLLAKAMEASDKEFGDLPSVLKGNTSMMISEAANAPAKLIKEFRKKTKDRPILKGAFAEESVYIGDDQLDALVDIKSREELIGDIIGLLQSPAKNVISALQSGGQTLSGLIKTLSEK
- a CDS encoding tyrosine-type recombinase/integrase, whose amino-acid sequence is MIDSFLDYVLLEKKYSKHTVTAYKNDLISFRDFLVSEYHQEELLAVHYNQVRSWIVFLVDDKISNRTINRKVSSLKSFYRFLQKTKQLEVNPLAKHRALKVAKKVQVPFSSKEINLVINAIDEEHDFTAVRNKLIVELFYSTGIRRAELIHIKEKDINFSDGVIKVLGKRNKERFVPLLQSVIETLRKYLELKKDISKELEFLFITEKGNKIYETLVYRVINSYFSKVSSKVKKSPHILRHSFATHLLNEGADLNSVKELLGHSSLASTQVYTHNSLDEIKKVYNQAHPRGNKKE
- the tuf gene encoding elongation factor Tu encodes the protein MAKANFDRSKPHLNIGTIGHVDHGKTTLTAAITKVLADAGFSEARSFDQIDNAPEEKERGITINTSHVEYQTANRHYAHVDCPGHADYVKNMVTGAAQMDGAILVVAATDGPMPQTREHILLGRQVGIPRMVVFMNKVDMVDDEELIELVDMEVRELLSFYEYDGDNGPVIAGSALGALNGEQKWVDSVLELMEAVDAWIEEPLREIDKDFLMPVEDVFSITGRGTVATGRIETGIANTGDVVDIIGMGAEKMTSTITGIEMFRQILDRGEAGDNAGILLRGIAKEDIKRGMVICKPGSVTPHAKFKAEVYVLKKEEGGRHTPFHNNYRPQFYVRTTDVTGTINLPSGVEMVMPGDNLTITVDLIQAIALNVGLRFAIREGGRTVGAGQVTELLD
- the rplL gene encoding 50S ribosomal protein L7/L12 yields the protein MADLKDFAEQLVNLSVKEVNELATILKDEYGIEPAAAAVAVAGPAAAGEEAEEQTEFDVILTAAGGSKLAVVKLVKELTGLGLKEAKGIVDSAPAAVKEGVTKDEAEGLKKSLEEAGAEVELK
- the rplA gene encoding 50S ribosomal protein L1, with the protein product MAKLTKKQKEAYAKVDSSKSYDLAAASALVKDITNVKFDASVDLAIRLGVDPRKANQMVRGVVTLPHGTGKDVKVLALVTPDKEAEATAAGADYVGLDEYLQKIKGGWTDVDVIITMPSVMGKLGPLGRVLGPRGLMPNPKTGTVTMDVAKAVQDVKAGKIDFKVDKTGIVHAAIGKVSFDAKKIEENANELIQTIIKLKPTTAKGTYVKSVFMSSTMSPSIAVEVKAV
- the nusG gene encoding transcription termination/antitermination protein NusG, whose product is MAADSVMKWYVVRAIGGQENKVKAYIETEISRVGLSDYVSQVIVPTEKVVQIRNGKKVNRERVYFPGYIMVEANLSGEVPHVIKGITGVIGFLGETKGGEPVPMRKSEVNRMLGKVDELSVQDENIAIPFNIGETVKVVDGPFNGFDGTIEKVNEEKRKLEVMVKIFGRKTPLELSYMQVEKI
- the raiA gene encoding ribosome-associated translation inhibitor RaiA, whose protein sequence is MKVFTQSVNFNADSELIKFVQKKVESLVKFHDKIVDAEVFLKVQNKSDKENKITEVKINIPGNELIVKRETKTFEEGVNAAVDNLKRQLKRSKEKHRDSLIS
- the secE gene encoding preprotein translocase subunit SecE, whose product is MKFIQYIKDSFDELNNHMTWISKEDAQKTTVTVAVFTIVFALAVAGIDYVFQTGLDNFFGMFKSN
- the rplK gene encoding 50S ribosomal protein L11, with translation MAKEVSKVVKLQVRGGAANPSPPVGPALGAAGVNIMEFCKQFNARTQDKQGKVLPVVITVFKDKSFDFLVKTPPAAVQLLEAAKIKKGSGEPNRKKVASVTWDQIRVIAEDKMVDLNAFEASSAMRMIAGTARSMGLTVKGDAPA